One part of the Vitis riparia cultivar Riparia Gloire de Montpellier isolate 1030 chromosome 15, EGFV_Vit.rip_1.0, whole genome shotgun sequence genome encodes these proteins:
- the LOC117931561 gene encoding beta-amylase 2, chloroplastic: MAFSPADFFQSVWTLNAHSNVARAWLLPPVVSHTLSASRRLSSPFLISAQYNSRRLNGDFVSSSVRSPVSTKVTNGGEKTEDHPMDTVDDNKIADGPLKLQERDFAGTPYVPVYVMLPLSVININCELVDPDGLVHQLRILKSINVDGVMVDCWWGIVEAHTPQVYNWSGYKRLFQIVHDIQLKLQVVMSFHECGGNVGDDVHIPLPEWVREIGRSNPDIFFTDKEGRRNPECLSWGIDKERVLKGRTAVEVYFDYMRSFRVEFDEFFANGIISEIEIGLGPCGELRYPSYPANHGWKYPGIGEFQCYDQYLSKSLTKAAEARGHLFWAKGPDNAGHYNSRPHETVFFCDGGEYDSYYGRFFLNWYSRVLVDHGDRVLALANLAFEGTCIAVKLSGIHWWYKTASHASELTAGFYNPCNRDGYAPISEMLQKHGAALNFTCVELRTLDQEEGFPEALADPEGLVWQVLNAAWDVSIPVASENALTCHDREGYNKILENAKPFNDPDGRHLSAFTYLRLSPVLMETHNFTEFERFVKRMHGEAVPDLACVTQPTT; encoded by the exons ATGGCGTTTTCTCCCGCTGATTTTTTCCAGAGTGTGTGGACTCTAAATGCTCACTCTAATGTTGCGAGGGCTTGGTTATTGCCACCCGTGGTATCACATACCCTATCAGCTTCTCGGAGACTCTCTTCTCCATTCTTGATCTCAGCACAGTACAATTCGCGTCGCTTAAACGGAGATTTCGTATCATCCTCTGTTCGTTCTCCGGTTTCAACTAAGGTGACAAACGGAGGAGAGAAAACTGAGGATCATCCTATGGATACTGTTGATGATAATAAG ATTGCAGATGGGCCCTTAAAGTTGCAGGAGCGTGATTTTGCTGGTACCCCATATGTTCCTGTATATGTGATGCTACCC CTGAGCGTTATCAATATCAACTGTGAGTTGGTTGATCCAGATGGTCTGGTACATCAGCTAAGGATCTTGAAGTCCATTAATGTTGATGGTGTTATGGTTGACTGCTGGTGGGGAATAGTAGAAGCACACACTCCACAGGTTTACAATTGGAGTGGCTACAAGAGGCTCTTTCAGATTGTGCATGACATTCAGCTTAAGTTACAG GTTGTTATGTCATTTCATGAATGTGGAGGCAATGTCGGTGATGATGTACATATTCCACTCCCAGAATGGGTTAGAGAAATTGGTCGAAGCAATCCAGATATTTTTTTCACTGATAAGGAAGGAAGGCGTAACCCTGAATGCCTCTCTTGGGGAATTGACAAGGAGCGGGTTTTAAAAGGCCGAACTGCAGTTGAG GTTTACTTTGACTACATGAGAAGCTTCCGTGTTGAATTTGATGAGTTCTTTGCAAATGGAATCATATCTGAGATTGAAATTGGACTTGGTCCATGTGGGGAGTTACGATATCCCTCTTATCCTGCAAACCATGGTTGGAAATATCCTGGTATTGGTGAATTCCAG TGTTATGACCAGTACTTATCAAAGAGTCTGACAAAGGCAGCAGAGGCAAGGGGTCATCTATTTTGGGCTAAAGGACCAGATAATGCAGGTCACTATAATTCCCGTCCACATGAGACGGTCTTCTTTTGTGATGGAGGCGAGTATGATAGCTACTATGGTAGATTCTTCCTCAATTGGTACTCACGGGTTTTGGTTGATCATGGTGATCGTGTACTTGCTCTAGCCAATTTAGCTTTTGAAGGCACTTGCATTGCTGTAAAG CTATCAGGTATTCATTGGTGGTACAAGACAGCCAGCCATGCTTCTGAATTGACTGCTGGGTTCTATAACCCATGTAATCGTGATGGCTATGCTCCAATTTCAGAAATGTTACAGAAGCATGGGGCTGCTCTGAACTTCACCTGTGTTGAATTACGCACACTGGACCAGGAAGAGGGCTTCCCAGAGGCACTGGCAGACCCAGAGGGTCTAGTTTGGCag GTGCTGAATGCTGCGTGGGATGTCAGCATTCCAGTTGCTAGTGAAAATGCTCTAACTTGCCATGATAGAGAAGGCTATAACAAGATACTAGAAAATGCCAAGCCCTTCAATGATCCTGATGGGAGGCATTTATCTGCGTTTACCTACCTCAGACTCAGCCCGGTTCTCATGGAGACGCACAACTTCACGGAGTTTGAACGATTTGTTAAGAGGATGCACG GGGAAGCGGTTCCTGATCTGGCATGTGTGACACAGCCcactacttaa